A region from the Algoriphagus machipongonensis genome encodes:
- a CDS encoding OsmC family protein produces MKQQEEIKSKFIRTQKALILKPSMGIGVKVSKTRIISGLSCESREGDYVLKTDMPSQVGGNETGPTAGVLGRAALGSCLAIGYMMWASRLDVIIDSLEVHIVTKFDDGALFDTSDSPPGYTEIKYHVKVVSPSRKEDVENAINEGDKHSPYLDVFSRAQNCVRELEIKTT; encoded by the coding sequence ATGAAACAACAAGAAGAAATCAAAAGCAAGTTTATCCGAACCCAAAAAGCCCTCATTTTAAAACCCTCCATGGGAATTGGGGTAAAAGTTTCAAAAACCCGTATTATTTCCGGTCTCTCTTGTGAAAGCCGAGAAGGAGATTATGTCCTCAAAACCGATATGCCTAGCCAAGTTGGAGGTAATGAAACTGGACCTACAGCTGGAGTCTTGGGCAGAGCTGCTTTGGGCAGTTGCCTTGCGATTGGTTATATGATGTGGGCTTCAAGACTAGATGTGATCATTGACAGTCTGGAGGTTCATATAGTAACTAAATTTGATGATGGGGCATTATTTGACACTTCGGATTCTCCTCCTGGATACACAGAAATTAAGTATCATGTGAAAGTAGTCAGCCCTTCTCGCAAGGAAGATGTTGAGAATGCAATTAATGAGGGAGATAAGCATAGCCCTTATCTAGATGTATTCTCTAGAGCACAAAACTGCGTTCGGGAACTAGAAATTAAAACTACTTAG
- a CDS encoding class I SAM-dependent methyltransferase, protein MNPDLQRRVQRYGWDKASEFYEKSWEQQLKPAHDLLLESAQVKKGESILDIAAGTGLITFKMAEKVGSKGNILATDLSDEMVKIGNNLTSSKSLSNVEFRRMDAENLSIDSGIFDLVTCALGIMYFPDPDKALSEMYRVLKPGGRCAVAIWGSRKKCGWAEIFPIVDARVSSDVCPMFFNLGEKDVIKLPFQKAGFKDVSIQKIEVTLHYPNEEEACQASFMGGPVAMAYSRFDDKNKEDAHREYIESIQAFKTANGYDIPGEFVVASGVKN, encoded by the coding sequence ATGAATCCAGATTTGCAAAGGAGAGTTCAAAGATATGGATGGGATAAGGCTTCAGAATTCTACGAAAAGAGTTGGGAGCAACAGCTAAAACCTGCTCATGATTTGTTGCTTGAATCCGCCCAGGTGAAAAAAGGCGAATCTATTTTAGATATAGCAGCGGGGACTGGTTTGATAACTTTTAAAATGGCAGAGAAGGTTGGTTCTAAGGGTAACATCTTAGCAACAGATCTTTCTGATGAAATGGTAAAAATTGGCAATAACTTAACCTCATCTAAAAGCTTATCGAATGTGGAATTTAGGAGAATGGATGCCGAAAACCTATCTATCGATAGTGGGATTTTTGATCTGGTAACATGTGCTTTGGGAATCATGTATTTTCCCGATCCTGATAAAGCTTTGTCGGAAATGTATCGAGTATTGAAACCCGGAGGCAGATGTGCAGTTGCAATTTGGGGGTCCAGGAAAAAATGTGGTTGGGCGGAAATTTTTCCAATTGTAGATGCCCGTGTAAGCTCCGATGTTTGTCCTATGTTTTTTAATCTGGGAGAAAAAGATGTGATAAAACTTCCTTTTCAGAAAGCTGGATTTAAAGATGTTTCAATTCAAAAAATAGAAGTCACCCTCCATTATCCTAACGAAGAAGAAGCTTGTCAAGCATCTTTCATGGGCGGACCTGTAGCCATGGCCTATTCTAGGTTCGATGATAAAAACAAAGAAGATGCTCATAGAGAATACATTGAGTCTATTCAAGCATTTAAAACAGCAAATG